In Deinobacterium chartae, the genomic stretch CCGCGTGCAATGGCCTTGAGTTTGCCCTGCGGCGTCAGCAGGCTCAGGATCACGTCGCCCGCAGGCGTCACGAAACGTCTCAGGACGATGCCGCTGCGGTTGGCGTAACGTTGCTTCACCTTATTATTTTACCCGACGGGTGCAGAAAAAAGGGGTGCGGCCTCACCCGGTGCCGGGGGGCTTGGAAGGCGCACAATGTGGGTCGGATTTCGCAGGATCCGCCGCAGCACGCTACAATACAGACAGTGAAAACCCACGATGAGAAGGACCTGCTGCTGGAATTGTTCCCCCGCACGGCGCGGGAGCTGTACCCCGACGCCGACGGAGGACCGAGGCCGGGCGGTACGCTCGGCCTCTACCGTGTGGGCGACGAGGGAAAGATGGCGCTGGTGCACGGCGAGCGACTGGTCGAACTCGAGCCGGTCGAAACCGCTCCGGGCGGACGCGGAGCGGTGATGTGTGAGCTGTGCAAGCGGACGCTCAGCCGGGGAGACGCCCTGTTTTACCGCGTGCGTGATCCCCGCCTGCCGCGCCGCTACCACTACGTGGCCCTGTGCCGCGCGGCCAGCTGCCAGAAGCGGGTGGGGCCAGAGGCGCTCAAGGCGCTTTCCGACCGTTTCTGGACCCTGCCGTCTTAAGCTCACGGCCTAAGCACTCTCCCTCTACTCGCTGCCCTCGGGCGGCGAGTACACTGTAGCCGCATCGCACCCGGGGCAGCGCAGAATCGGTTGCCCGGACAGGTGAGATGTGAGACAATGTCGCACAATCGCAGAGGAGAACCCCCGCAAGCTCGAGCCCCCAGGGATCGATGCCCGCGTGGTTCATGATGGGAGGACGCAATGGCTCGTGAAATCAAACTCACCCAGGAAGGCTTCGACCGCCTTCGCCGTACCCTCGAGCAGGAACAGACCCGACTCATCGAGGCCACCCGCAACCTGCAACTGCAGATGGAAGCCAGCGACGACTACGAAGACAACGGCCTCGAGGAGGCCAAGCGCGAGAAGATGGCCATCGAAATGCGCATCGAAGAACTCGAGGACACCCTGGCGCGCGCAACCATCATCGCCGGTTCGGGCGACGCCGAAACGGCTGGCCTGGGTGCTTTGATCGTGCTGCACGATGAGAAGACCGGCAAGGAGATGAAGGTCCAGCTGGTCTCGGCCCCCGAGGCGAGCGTGCTGGGCGGCTCGCTGCCGCGCATCTCCGAGGACTCTCCGGTGGGCTTGCAGCTGATGGGCCGCAAGATCGGCGAGAGCTTTGTGGTCAACCTGGACGAGGGACGGCGGCAGCTGAAGTACCGCGTCGTGTCGATCGAGTACTGACGCGAACGCTCGGGTCCGCAACGATCCAAGGCGGTGAGGCGACAGGGCGTACGCCCTGTCGCCTCACCGCCTTGGGTTTTCCGGGGGCCGCGCTGCCGCGGGTTGCTGGGCCGGGTGCGACGCGATCTCAGATCGCAGCGACTTCGGCGCCGTATCCTTCTTCCTGAACGGCCTCTACCAGTTGTGCCGGGTCGGGGCTGCCGTGAACGGTCGCCAGGCCGTCTTGCAGGTTGACTTCGGCCTTCTCCACGCCTGGGACGGCCTCGAGGGCGCGCTGGACGGCGGACTGGCAGTGGTTGCAGGTCATTCCGCTGATTCGCAGGGCTACGCTCATGCTCCACCTCTCTATCCCCCCTGGGGGGATTTGCTTCAGTATACTCCGCCCGGCGAACGTGGCAAAGCGAGAGGCCTCACCTCGCTCTCAGCGAGCCGGGTGTTACAGTGCGCACATGGCGACCAAACGCATCGTGATGCATCACCTCGGCGGACAGCGTTACCTCGGCCACGGCGAAGCCGGCGGTTCCCTGGTGATCGACGCGGACCATCCTCCCATCGGCGTGCGTCCGATGGAAGCCCTGCTGGGAGCGCTGGCCACCTGCACGGCCTTCGATGTGGTGGAGATCATGAACAAGCGCAAGACCCCGCTCACCTCGTACCGCGTCGAGGTCGAGGGGGACCGGGCCGAAACCTACCCGCAGCGCTACACCCACATCCGCGTGAAGCACATCGCCAGCGGACCCGGCGTGACCGTCGAACAGCTCGAGAAGGCCGCGCAGCTCTCGCACGAGAAGTACTGCTCGGTAGCCGCCTCGCTGAACGCCGAGATCAGCCTCGAGGTCGAGCTGGAAGCGCAGCCCGCCCAGGTGTGACCCTTAGTCGCACTTAAGGGACGGCCCCGCCCGCAGGCGGGGCCGCTACACTGGGAGCGTGTCCCTGACCCCGCCCGGCCTCGCGGCTTTTGTGGACGTCGTGCGTTCCACCTGGAACGAGCTGCGCGTCGCCGTGGTGACCTGGGCGCCCGAAGTGCTGCTGTCGGTCCTGCTGGCACTGGTTTACCTCGCGCTGTTCGCCCTGCTGCGCCGCGTGGCTTTCGCGCTGGTCACCCGCTTCTCACAGGAGCTGCGGCACGTTCTCGAACCGAGCCTGCACGTGGGCCTGCGCCTGGGGTACTGGATGCTGACGCTGGTGTCGGTCACCGCCCTGTTTCCTGCGCTGCAGGGCTATGGGCGACCGATCTTCCGGGTTTTCCTGATCCTGTGCCTGCTGTATGTCGTATGGTTCGCGCTGCGGCGGGTCCTCGAGGCCAGTTTCGGACGCTGGCACCTGGACGCCAGTCTGGTGCTGCTGGGAACCAATGTGGCGCGGGTGCTGGTGGTGGCCCTCGGACTGTATCTGGTGTTCCAGCAGTTCGGAATCGATCTGCTGCCGTTGCTGGGCGGTCTGGGCGTGGCCGGAATCGCGCTGGGCTTCGCTGCCCAGGATATCCTGGGCAACCTGATCGCAGGTGTCACCCTGCTGCTGGACCGGCCGTTTCGCATCGGCGACTGGATCCGGGTGGAGGCGTGGGAGGGACAGGTGGTCCGCATCACCCTGCGAACCACCCGTATCCGTACCCGGGACAACAGCTTTGTCTCGATTCCGAATTCCAAGATTGCCAACAACGACGTGGCGAACCTGAGCGAGGGGGGGCCGCTGCGCGTATCGGACACGCTGGGAGTCGCCTATGCCACCGACCTCGATCAGGCCCGGCAGGTGCTGCTGGGCGCCCTGGCGCAGACCCAGGGAGTCCTGGCCGATCCGCCCCCGCGCGTGGCGGTAGACGCCTTGGCCGACTCGAGCGTGAACCTGAAGCTGATCTACTGGATCGCGCAGGAGCGCATCGCAAAGCGGCCGCAGGTGCAGTCGCGGGTACGCGAGGCCGCCAAGCGTGCCCTGGACGCGGCCGGAATCAGCATTCCCTTTCCGCAGCGCGTGTTGCACCTCGAGTCGGCAGCGGGCCTCGAGGCGTTCTTGCGGCCCGAACCCAAAAGCAGCGACCAGACAGAGCGCTGATGCGTCACGCGTTTTGGCGCACGCTGGGCTAGGTCATTGCGCGCATCCGGCGGTGGCGGACGCCTGCCATAATTTCGATGAAAATAGAAATGTTTTCAAGTCAGTCAATACCCCTTCGTCCGCTTGCCCCCGTTTAGGAGCGTTCATGCAAGATTTTCAGCACAAAACTGCCGTCGTTACCGGTGCTGCCAGCGGAATCGGCTTCGCGCTGGCCCGCCGCGCACTCTCAGAAGGCATGCAGGTCGTGATGGCCGACATCGATGCCCCCGCCCTCGAGCAGGCTTGCCGGGCGCTGGGCGAGCTGGGGCCGGTCAGCGCCCGCGTGACCGACGTCAGCGACCCGCTCCAGGTCGAGGCCCTGCGCGACCATGCCCTCGAGGCGTACGGAGCGGTGGACTTGCTGTGCAACAACGCCGGGATCGGGATCGGGGCCGGGCTGCTCGAGACCACCGCGCAGGACTGGCAGTGGGTGATGGACGTCAACCTGGGCGGGGTACTCAACGGCCTGCGTGCCTTTCTGCCGGTCATGCAGGCCCGGGGTGGCGAGGGTCACATCGTCAATACCGCCTCGCAAGCGGGGGTGCTGCCCTTTCACCCCAGCGCGCCCTATCAGGTGTCCAAGGCCGCCGTGGTGGCCCTCACCGAGCAACTGCAGGTCTCGCTGCTCCTGCAGGGCAGTCCGCTGCGCGCCTCGGTGCTGTGCCCCGGAGCGGTGGATACCCGCATCCTGTCCTCGGACCGCCTGCGCGCCCACGGCCGGCCTACCCCACCTCCGCCCCCCGCGATGATGGCGCAGCTCGAGGCCTCGGTGCGCGCGGGCTTAGCTCCCGACGTGGTGGCCGCGCAGGTGTTCGAGGCGCTGCGCCGACAGGACCTGTACATCGTGACCGACGCCGAGCACCTCGAGCACCTCGAGCGGCGCCTCACCGCCATCTGGAGTGC encodes the following:
- a CDS encoding mechanosensitive ion channel domain-containing protein, with the protein product MSLTPPGLAAFVDVVRSTWNELRVAVVTWAPEVLLSVLLALVYLALFALLRRVAFALVTRFSQELRHVLEPSLHVGLRLGYWMLTLVSVTALFPALQGYGRPIFRVFLILCLLYVVWFALRRVLEASFGRWHLDASLVLLGTNVARVLVVALGLYLVFQQFGIDLLPLLGGLGVAGIALGFAAQDILGNLIAGVTLLLDRPFRIGDWIRVEAWEGQVVRITLRTTRIRTRDNSFVSIPNSKIANNDVANLSEGGPLRVSDTLGVAYATDLDQARQVLLGALAQTQGVLADPPPRVAVDALADSSVNLKLIYWIAQERIAKRPQVQSRVREAAKRALDAAGISIPFPQRVLHLESAAGLEAFLRPEPKSSDQTER
- a CDS encoding OsmC family protein gives rise to the protein MATKRIVMHHLGGQRYLGHGEAGGSLVIDADHPPIGVRPMEALLGALATCTAFDVVEIMNKRKTPLTSYRVEVEGDRAETYPQRYTHIRVKHIASGPGVTVEQLEKAAQLSHEKYCSVAASLNAEISLEVELEAQPAQV
- a CDS encoding CopZ family metallochaperone — translated: MSVALRISGMTCNHCQSAVQRALEAVPGVEKAEVNLQDGLATVHGSPDPAQLVEAVQEEGYGAEVAAI
- a CDS encoding SDR family NAD(P)-dependent oxidoreductase; translated protein: MQDFQHKTAVVTGAASGIGFALARRALSEGMQVVMADIDAPALEQACRALGELGPVSARVTDVSDPLQVEALRDHALEAYGAVDLLCNNAGIGIGAGLLETTAQDWQWVMDVNLGGVLNGLRAFLPVMQARGGEGHIVNTASQAGVLPFHPSAPYQVSKAAVVALTEQLQVSLLLQGSPLRASVLCPGAVDTRILSSDRLRAHGRPTPPPPPAMMAQLEASVRAGLAPDVVAAQVFEALRRQDLYIVTDAEHLEHLERRLTAIWSAAALRAPAHSA
- a CDS encoding GreA/GreB family elongation factor; amino-acid sequence: MAREIKLTQEGFDRLRRTLEQEQTRLIEATRNLQLQMEASDDYEDNGLEEAKREKMAIEMRIEELEDTLARATIIAGSGDAETAGLGALIVLHDEKTGKEMKVQLVSAPEASVLGGSLPRISEDSPVGLQLMGRKIGESFVVNLDEGRRQLKYRVVSIEY